Part of the Lolium rigidum isolate FL_2022 chromosome 6, APGP_CSIRO_Lrig_0.1, whole genome shotgun sequence genome, TCAAAGTTCTCAAAAAGATATATGATATTGAATTTAGTGCACCTCATGTCAAGGCTAGAGAGACCCTAGGGTGTGAGATCAATGAAAGACTGCAACTATTTTATATTTAGTAGTGTGTTGGCGGGATTTTGCACTTGAGACCACTTAACTTTGATACCATTTTAAATTAACGCACCAGCAAACTAGCCCATATGAGAAGGGTGGGTGACATATTTCAAAAAATGACACCCATAGAAGGCAATGTCGTTGGGTTCCCACATCAAGGTTTTCACCTAAGGTTAACACAACGGTAGCCACGCAGAAGAATTGACATTCCGAGATCAGGGCGGACACAAGGCTACCATCGGTGGTGCAAAATAACCGAATTTGCGATATCGCTAAGACCTCCACGGAGACCTTAGATATGGCGTTGTGGTATCATCCAAATGGATTCTTATGTAAAGGTCGAGTGGGAAGGTGGGACATCCCATGCCAAATGTCGGTCACAATTAATATGCCGTTCGACGGAACAAagttgagagcatctccagccgcgtcccccaaagggatttgggggacaCCGGACACTTAACCTCTCCCAGTCGCGCGCtccaaaggccgcttcggtccggacgtgctCCAAATATTGTCCCTAACTCATCCCCTGTGTATAGAAGCGCTATCTGGGACACCAGACACAATTTTACAGTTGTTTTTTGTTTGGAGGTcacgtttggaggacgcggctaggAACGGGAGCCCCCAAAACGGCACCACACCACGGCGTCCCCAAAACGACCAATCCAGCGCTTTTGTCGGACGTCGTTTGGGGATGCGATTGTAGATGCTCTTAGGTTGGGCGGGGAAGTGGATGGCGtgatggtggctagggtttgctctGCGCCAATGCACCCTCTTGAGTTTCATAATTTGTTAATATGAAAATATTTGTTCCATCCAGATTGGTAGATAAAAGTAATACTAATATATGCTTGTTTAGTTTGGCAGTGCTAGATGAAAAGAAATGTACATGTAAGATGAATCAGATGATCCATTCCCGATAGCAAAACAAATAAATAACCGAAGAGAGGACCATCGGTGGTAGTACAAGTAGTCAAGTATTCCCTGCTGTTATCCACTAGACAGGCAAGTTAAGTTCAGAGAGTACATTCCATCTGCCTCCATTTGGAACCCACCTCTGCACTCACTCACTCATTGACTGACTGCCTGGCTGCCCGTACCGGCGACAGCTTTCTCATCCATCCTTTTCAGCCCCTCTCCTTCAACTCATGTAGCACCAAAGGAAATCGCAACTGCTGCTGCCAGTTCCAGGCCCCATCCCTTCTTCCTAATCTCCCCGGCCCGTTCGTCAATCATGCCGGCCGATGATGGCGCCGCCTGCTAATTACGCTAGCTCTGTACATTGGGCGGCCACTCAAATCGCCATCATATATAGATGTGACAATGCTTCAACCCTACGCTCGTTAGCTTAGTGGTTGCAGCATCGATCGTGGTTGTGGTACACACTGGCACTTCTACTAGTCGATCATGAAGCAAGAACGGCAGGGGAAGTgcagcacggccatggcggctggCGCGCCGCCCTCGCTTTCCGGGACCGCGCTGCAGCAGCACCAAGCCGCCGCCTACTTCGGCCTTTCCTGCGCCCTCGCCGCTCTGCGCCGCGTCGCGCCGGGCCGGGACGCCGGCGGCTGCGATCTTGGAGCGAGgcagcggcagtgccggtggtccCGCGCGAGGGAGGCCGCTCTGCAGGGGAAGATCGGCGAGCTGGAGCTCCAGGTCGAGGAGCTCCGGCGGAGGAGGGCGGAGGACGCCAGGGCCAACGAGAAGGTGGCGGGCATCTTCGCGGCGCACGAGCAGCGCTGGTTCGCGGAGCGCAAGTCGCTGCGGCGGCAGGTCCAGGCCGTCGTCGCGGCGGCTCGCGCTCGCGAGGTCAAGCACGACGAGGCCACGGCGGCGCTGGCGCGGCGGCTGGAGGACCAGCGGCGCGAGGCCACGGAGCAGGAGGCCAGGAGGCGCGACGAGGCACAGGAGAGGCTGAGGGCGTcggagctggcggcggaggagctgcgAGAGCGCGCGAGGAAGGTGGCGCTGGAGCACGCCGCCGACGTGAAGAGGCACAAGGCCTCGTTCGTGGAGCTCGCGTCCGCGCAGAGGCAGCTGGAGGCTGAGCTGGCCCGCGCCGCGCGTCGAGCGGACTTGGCGGACGCGGAGCTCAAGGCCGCGCTGGAGCGCCGAGACGAGGCCGTGGCGACGGCCGCGGAGCTCTCCCTGGAATCCGCGCGTTTGCGGCGGGACGCCGAGCACAAGGACAAGATCCTCTCCGCAATGCTGCGCAAGTCCAAGATCGACATGGAGGACAGGGAGATGCTGGTGCGGGAGGTGAAGATGTgcaaggccagaaggaagcaggcggagctggaggcggagcGGTGGCGGAAGATGTGGGAGTCCCGGCACCGGAGGGGATCCTCCAGGTCGTCGGCGCAGCGCTGCGCCGCGGTGGACCACACGGGGTGCTCCGACAGGATGGCCCCTGACGCTCCCGACGCCAAGATACTGTTCGTTGACCATGTGGAggagggcaagaaaggccggctgGCGCCGGTGGCCAAGGACCTGACCACTGTCGAATGCGTTGATTGCTGTGGCAGCAATGTAGACGACAAGCCCGGTATGTCCCAGACTTTTCTTTTTACTCTGTACATGTTCTGTATTTTTCTTCAGTTAAATTTTCCACTGTGCTGATGAATTTAGCATCAAGTACTGCTAGTAAATCTGCTCGGATTTCGTGTGTTCAAGTCTGTTTAGCATTTGCCTGTTTGATTTCTGATGATGGCTCCTTTTTATTTGTCCGGAACGCAGTTGTAGAGGAGTACAAGGACCTGCAGGAGTGGTTCCACATGGAGACCGGCAAGTACACGAGCATGATCAGGCAGCGGCACAGCGCGGAGCTAGAGGCCTTCACGGAGCAGCTCAGGCTCAAGGACGAGAAGCTGGAGGCGTTCCGGTGGCGCGCCGTGAGCATGGACGCCGAGGCGTCCCGGCTCCGGTGCCGGATCCAGGAGCTGGAGGGGAGGCTGTCGCAGAACGAGCAGCACGGCGCCGGCATGGAAGCGCTGCTTCTGGACAGGGAGACCGAGAACACGTCGCTCAAGGAGAAGCTCGTAGCGTTCCGGTCGGAGGCCCTCGACTCGTCGGAGCCGTTCTCTCCTACCATCGCCCACTATGAAGAAGGCAGCAGAAACTCCTCCGAGCATTGTTCGCCGGTAAAGATCCAGCAGTTAGCAGATTCCAGAGAGGCAAATCATGTAGAGGGCAATGAGATCACTGCCTATGTTGgccatgatcatgcaaatatcATCGAACCGAACGAGTCGGTTCTGATCAATGACACCTCTGCCGCGGCGAGGAGATCGATCGACGAAGGCCGTCGGGTTCCGACGGATCAGTCATGCCGTTCTGAGatcgaggaggagaaggaggcctgCACCGATGCAGGAAAGAAGCGCGCGCGacccagcagcagcagcgccgcaAGTGCCAGTTCTGACGAAGCACGCTCTGAAGCTCCAGAGCACAAGGCCTCTGCTTGCAGGATGGACATCCACGCCCTCGCGGTCTCCTACAAGATCAAGAGGCTCAAGCAGCAGCAGCTCGTGCTggagaagctcgccgccgatgctgctgctgctgaaggagggaaggaaggagcgacgatgaGCAGCGAGGCCAATGGCAGCAGCGGCAGGCAGGACCCGAGGAGCTACCAGTTGATGATCTCCTTCGTGAGCAAGCACGTCAAGCGGTACCAGTCACTCGAGGACAAGATCGAGGGCATCTGCTCGAGAATGGTAACGATCGAGGTGCACATTGATTCCTGGATCATACGTACATTTTCAATCATACTTAACAAGAAAAGTGGTTGATGTTCGCTGCAGGAGGAGAGCAAGAGGAGCTGTGGAAGGGGGCGGGAGGGCGACAGGGAGCAGAACGTGGCTCTGGCGCGCTTCCTGGAGGAGACGTTCCAGCTGCAGCGCTACATGGTGGCCACGGGCCAGAAGCTGCTGGAGATGCAGTCCAGGATCGCTACCACCCTCGCCCGCGCTGCTGTGGCCGGCGGCGGCAGTGGCGTCGGAAACGGAGGTGATGGCGTTGACACGGCGAGGTTCATGGACGTCGTTGGGGCGCTGCTGCGGGACGTGCAGAGGGGACTCGAGGTGCGGATCGCCAGGATCATCGGGGATCTCGAGGGCACGCTCACCTTCCATGGCATCCTACACACCACATTCTGAATTCTGGCGTCGACTGTTTTGACTAGCGTGGTGTTGTGTGCACGTTGGTGGATAATGAGCTGGAGCCTACTAGCAGAAGCATACGTTAAAAaaagggtgtgtctatgtctcactgagattttcttaagtctcagtcaactcagaaaaatgcaactgcagttcaaagaaaaaagtgcaactcagttcagttgcacatttctagcagaaaagtgcaattgcacctttttaacagaaaagtgcaactcaagtatttttttgtaagtgacttagacttaagaaaatctcagttgactgagacatagcaaaaccgtaaaaAAATGCAATTGTTGAGAACCAGCAAGCGAGTTTGGCTGCACATTTTGACATGACAAAAAAATCATCGGGCTATCCAAATTTTCTGACGCAGTGATCGCGCCGAGCTTTAGGTTGTTGATGTTTCAGAACGAACTACTTTTTGGATTTGCACTGAGTACACGTACACTCAGAACAGCCAAACATGCCACTTGACAAGCATACGATAGATTGCAAATTACTTTCTCTGCTTCACAAATGAAAAAAATGATGGGCAACAGCATATTCCGCAAATACAAACTTATTACATTCACCCGCAGGTCCAATCCAAATTGTTTACTCCTTATTCCTTCTCGTCTTTGCTCATGCCCGCAACAGAATGGTATGAATAATAATTTAATACAGATACATAGAACAAGTAGTACAgcaagactccaaccaaaggtttGGGATTGTCAAGGTCGCTATTCAACGCCTATCAGCAGAAGAGTCTGAAGAAAATAGATACTTCACACGGGAAAGGACCGAATCACTTGCTGGGTCATAGGGATGGTCCTTGGATGGGATTTCCAATATAGCAGGGATTGGCTTGTTGTAGCTATCCACCAGAAACCTTATCATGTTTGCAATCTGTGACATAGCAGAAAGATGTAAGAAGCTATCCTATCCTCTCATAGGATTAGTTGGATCAatatgtacaaaacacacatctgCATCTGGTTCTGGTAATGTTCTAAATGGTTCCCTAAATGCTTTTAGACCATTTTGTAAGGTTATGCGGGGAATAGGACACTCATGCACTGCTGAGCATACAATCTATTTGATTTTTATGAGTTGCAACAGAGGTTTATTTGAGGAGTATATGTGACACATGATAAGGCTAGACTTATTTTGATGGGAAAAAAATTGGTATACAAATCAAGTCTAACGGCATACATTCTTAACTAAGATGGCAAAGCTAATGAGGAAACAAGAAACTAACAGTAGTTTAAAAGCCCACTTCATATTCTACTTATACAGCTATAAATCTACTACTATAGGACCTTCCGAGTTTCAACAGCCCCATTCATTTTGTTTACAGCCAAAGGAGCTGAGTCTAGGGAAAGTAATCAGTACCAATTAGCTAGAAAAAATCGTGACCACCCCTCCAATGCCTTTTCTTTTTGTTTAGGTTGACATACTTTACAAGATTCAGACAAGCAAGCAATTTGTTGATTCtgtatagaaaacaaataatgtgCATTCAAAACGATGGTTCACTTACATATTGGCTGATGAGCACAATGGCAATATCATCCCTGGCAGTGAACTCTTTAAATGCGTCTTCAATCTGTTTCACTGTCGTTTCTGTGAcataaaacacacacaaaaaagtaTTTATTTGAGTGCCCAGGATCAGTGCATGTAACAAAAATATGAAACAGAGGAAGAAATGATAACGGAGTTATGTGACAAGACTCAGGAGTAGAAGTGACATTTTAGATTGTTTTAAATACATGAACCAGTATAGATATCTCCTATAACAACAATGAATAAAAGTTTTGCCTTTGTCTAACAGAATGAGTAGAACAATATACTTCAAACATTCTGTTGGCAGATAATTTCATAGACAAGAGATAAGATTTTGTACGGAGATGTTATGCCAATTGCTGTctaataatactttatgtagcaaGTTGAGGATAGTACTGTTATCCACAAGAAGGTAGTTTGTTTTCTTGCGCAGATCAACATTGCCAACTCCAGCCATCAAGAAGCCAGTAACAGTGTCCTGCAAGAATAACAAAGCCCAATGTCAAGAAAACAATTGGTAATATATCATCGATCGTCATCACAATATTTTCGAGTTGTCAAATTCTGGAGTACAACAAATTGGCATTTACAGTAAGAAATCAACTTCTGTTTACTACTGTGTGATGGAAAACGGTGATGTATTTCGTAACCACAAAGACTTGCGTATCAATGCTTAAATCAATGGCTTCAGAAACAATGCTTAATTGAAAGTACCAACGAATCGTGTTTGCTAGGCGATCTACATTACCACGCCCCAACAAGGCTATAGCAGCGTCTACCATCACCTGCCACGGACCGGGATCGCCAAAGATTTGCCAACACTAGGATGATTGCCGGCGCAGGGAAAAGGCATACACAATCACCCCCAACTCCTAGCTATCTAGTTAATGCTCGGGATTCACCAGACGCTCAATTATTAATGGAGAAGCTCAAGCAACATTACGGTCGGTCAAAAGGGGGGATAAGATCACCTCAtcagcgatgatggcgatgagtgCGGAGTTGTTCGCCGCGATATTCCCCCTCCCCGCCATTACTGCTTCCTGTGAAGAGCCAAAACAGATGCAAGAAACCGATTAATAACAAAAGAAAAGGGGGCAAATTTGGTAAGCAAATCCGTGTTGAACAGGGGAATAGGAATTTCTATCGGATCGAACCTTGCAGGCGGAGATCGCAGAATCAGAGGGGGAGATCCAGGCGGGAGAGGAATAGGAGTGGGAGATCCGGGAGAAAAATATGGGGGTGGGGAGGCGGATTAGGAAGTGGAGTCCGCGCAGGGGATGAACGTGGGTTGCTTGGCAACGACGGAGATCGGATCGGGGCAGGCCACCACGTCCACGGGAATTGGAGTCGTCATGGTACGTGACGTGTACGTCGGCACGTTTTCAGTTTACACCTTCGAATAGCGGTAAATTAACCCGGGGTCCACATTATCCCTAACGTCGCGCACGCAATTTGTCGGGTCTACCGATACGGCGATGTCGAGGGCGACTTTCCTTCCCGACGGCGGCGAGCTCCCGGCGGGGCGCAGCCATGAAGCGCATCCTCCAGGACTTCTTCC contains:
- the LOC124666060 gene encoding V-type proton ATPase subunit F; protein product: MAGRGNIAANNSALIAIIADEDTVTGFLMAGVGNVDLRKKTNYLLVDNKTTVKQIEDAFKEFTARDDIAIVLISQYIANMIRFLVDSYNKPIPAILEIPSKDHPYDPASDSVLSRVKYLFSSDSSADRR